A genomic stretch from Candidatus Nitrotoga arctica includes:
- a CDS encoding right-handed parallel beta-helix repeat-containing protein, with product MFKFSFQYAVMFIMIATSPLAAAQATRTWVSGVGDDVNPCSRTAPCKTFAGAISKTAAQGEISVLDPGGFGTVTITKAITIDGGGLMASILSSLTNGVIVNAGPSDVVTIRGIYINGANTGLNGIRFLAGKALHVENCVIENVVQKGIDAQTSTPTSALFVRDTVIRNAANVPNGGAMLIKPAAGAFITVSLNNVTMDSNQFGLRIEDRTKAAVRNTVAANSNPGNGFVAFSASAATEMSIENSSASNGATGITSNGGAAKVYISNVNVFNNAQGLAPISSGQIISFGNNKISGNAAEGSPTSIISQE from the coding sequence TGATAGCGACATCCCCACTGGCTGCAGCGCAAGCGACGCGAACATGGGTATCAGGCGTTGGTGACGATGTTAACCCATGCAGTCGGACTGCACCCTGCAAAACATTCGCCGGAGCTATTTCAAAGACGGCTGCGCAAGGCGAAATTAGTGTTCTCGATCCTGGAGGTTTTGGCACAGTCACAATTACCAAAGCAATCACAATTGACGGAGGCGGACTGATGGCAAGCATTTTGTCCTCTCTAACTAATGGAGTCATCGTCAATGCCGGGCCATCAGACGTTGTGACAATCCGTGGTATTTACATCAATGGCGCAAATACAGGTTTAAACGGAATTCGTTTTCTTGCTGGGAAAGCGCTGCATGTTGAAAACTGCGTTATTGAAAATGTAGTTCAAAAAGGGATTGACGCGCAAACTTCGACTCCCACTAGTGCGCTTTTTGTAAGAGATACAGTTATACGAAATGCTGCTAATGTGCCCAATGGTGGTGCAATGTTAATAAAACCAGCAGCTGGCGCTTTTATAACAGTTTCTCTTAATAATGTAACTATGGACAGTAACCAATTTGGCCTGCGTATAGAAGATAGAACCAAGGCAGCTGTTAGAAATACCGTCGCAGCAAACTCTAATCCTGGCAATGGTTTTGTGGCATTTTCAGCTAGCGCCGCAACCGAAATGTCTATTGAAAATTCTTCTGCCAGCAACGGTGCAACGGGAATAACGTCAAATGGAGGAGCTGCAAAGGTATACATTTCGAATGTAAATGTTTTCAATAACGCCCAGGGCCTTGCTCCCATTAGTAGTGGGCAAATAATTTCATTTGGCAATAACAAAATTTCGGGTAATGCCGCTGAAGGGTCGCCTACATCAATTATTTCTCAGGAGTAA
- a CDS encoding KilA-N domain-containing protein: MTNIVKTKFGDTEFGYIAVTFTDDGWFYATEVADKHKRRVTDWLYNSETQQYLAALAEILKVPKEHLLKTRRGRYGGTWMHPRLAVAFARWLDVRFGVWCDDQIFQILSGQHIHYDWKKSRHETSASFKVLVQVLQLTRQRLGKTCAPHHYSNEARLINWALTGELGKIDRDGLSSGDLDLLAKLENMDTVLIGCGASYDDRKKELVQFASEQRNRAPTSGLQSVVLPLRRVAPCCALGKQSIEPASIPDATDGQLTDG, encoded by the coding sequence ATGACTAACATAGTTAAGACTAAATTTGGCGACACTGAATTTGGCTACATTGCCGTGACCTTTACCGACGACGGATGGTTCTACGCGACCGAGGTTGCCGATAAACACAAAAGGCGGGTAACCGACTGGCTATACAACAGTGAAACTCAGCAATATCTCGCTGCGCTTGCTGAAATTCTAAAAGTGCCTAAAGAGCACCTTTTAAAAACGCGGCGCGGACGGTACGGCGGAACATGGATGCATCCCCGGTTGGCGGTTGCTTTTGCCCGATGGCTGGATGTCCGTTTCGGCGTTTGGTGCGACGACCAGATTTTCCAGATATTGTCTGGCCAGCATATTCACTATGACTGGAAGAAGTCTCGCCATGAAACCAGCGCCAGCTTCAAGGTATTGGTGCAAGTATTGCAATTGACGCGCCAGCGGTTGGGCAAGACCTGCGCCCCACACCACTACAGCAATGAAGCGCGGCTGATAAATTGGGCTTTGACTGGCGAGCTTGGGAAGATCGACCGGGACGGACTCAGCTCCGGCGATCTGGATTTACTCGCCAAGCTGGAGAACATGGACACGGTGTTGATTGGCTGTGGCGCAAGTTATGACGACCGGAAGAAAGAGCTTGTGCAATTCGCCAGCGAGCAGCGCAATAGAGCACCCACAAGCGGCCTGCAATCGGTTGTCTTGCCTTTGCGCAGGGTTGCACCTTGCTGTGCCCTCGGCAAGCAATCCATAGAGCCTGCATCGATTCCTGATGCAACTGACGGACAGTTAACCGATGGCTAA